One window of the Paraburkholderia sp. PGU19 genome contains the following:
- a CDS encoding DMT family transporter gives MKRETQGMLLGLIGVVIFSLTLPMTRIVVAEFSPLLNGLGRALAAAVPAAVLLAVRREKRPTLPQLKSLAVVSLGVIVAFPVFSAWAMKTVPASHGAVVNGLQPLCVAIYAAWLSHERPSKAFWASAIVGSAIVIAFALQAGGGALQVGDLLMLVAVGIGALGYAEGARLARQIGGWQVICWALVVSAPFLLVPVAWLGWEQHVTHPGPVALKTWLAFGYVTVFSQFIGFFAWYAGLAMGGTARVGQVQLLQIFFTMAFSALFFGETVAPITWIFAAAVIATVMLGRKATVHTAVRPVRAA, from the coding sequence ATGAAGCGCGAAACCCAGGGCATGCTGCTCGGCCTGATCGGCGTGGTGATTTTCAGTCTGACGCTGCCGATGACCCGCATCGTCGTCGCCGAATTCAGCCCGCTGCTGAACGGCCTGGGCCGCGCGCTCGCCGCTGCCGTTCCCGCCGCCGTGCTGCTCGCAGTCCGCCGCGAAAAGCGGCCAACGTTGCCGCAATTGAAAAGCCTCGCCGTCGTGTCGCTGGGCGTGATCGTCGCGTTTCCGGTGTTTTCCGCGTGGGCGATGAAGACCGTGCCCGCGTCGCACGGTGCCGTCGTCAATGGCTTGCAGCCGCTGTGCGTCGCCATCTACGCGGCGTGGCTGTCGCACGAGCGTCCGTCGAAGGCATTCTGGGCGAGCGCCATCGTGGGCAGCGCGATCGTCATCGCGTTCGCCTTGCAGGCGGGCGGCGGCGCGCTTCAGGTGGGCGACCTGCTGATGCTGGTCGCCGTTGGCATCGGCGCGCTCGGCTATGCGGAAGGCGCGCGGCTCGCGCGACAGATCGGCGGCTGGCAGGTGATCTGCTGGGCCCTCGTGGTGTCGGCGCCGTTCCTGCTCGTTCCCGTTGCGTGGCTCGGCTGGGAACAGCACGTCACGCATCCCGGCCCCGTCGCGCTGAAAACGTGGCTCGCGTTCGGCTATGTCACGGTGTTCTCGCAGTTCATCGGCTTTTTCGCGTGGTACGCGGGGCTCGCCATGGGCGGGACGGCGCGCGTGGGCCAGGTGCAACTGCTGCAGATCTTCTTCACGATGGCGTTCTCCGCGCTCTTTTTCGGCGAGACCGTCGCGCCCATCACATGGATTTTCGCGGCGGCCGTAATCGCCACTGTGATGCTAGGCCGCAAGGCCACCGTGCATACGGCCGTGCGGCCGGTTCGCGCCGCGTGA
- a CDS encoding PLP-dependent aminotransferase family protein, with protein MNQSDLNAPTWQLSERARKLTSSAIREILKVTERPEVISFAGGLPSPATFPAEEMRAASDRILRDSPAAALQYSATEGYLPLREWVAQRYSVNGAQIRPSQVLITTGSQQALDLLGKVLVCPESPVLVETPTYLGALQSFSMYEPHYVQVPTDDNGLIPESLTPELTKGARLLYAQPNFQNPTGRRLPIERRRALAEFAKSAPFPVIEDDPYGALDYRGEPLPTMLSMSPDHVVHLGSFSKVLAPGLRIGYIIAPEELHFKLVQAKQATDLHTPSFTQRIVHEVVKDGFLDTHVPKIRALYRDQCEAMLGSLERYMPEGVTWNRPEGGMFIWVTLPKHINSMKLLEEAVAQNVAFVPGGPFFANEAQHNTLRLSFVTVPPAKIDEGVARLAELIRARV; from the coding sequence ATGAATCAAAGCGACCTCAATGCCCCGACCTGGCAATTGTCCGAACGCGCTCGCAAGCTGACCAGCTCGGCGATTCGCGAAATCCTGAAGGTCACCGAGCGTCCCGAGGTCATTTCGTTCGCGGGCGGCCTGCCCTCGCCGGCCACCTTCCCGGCTGAAGAAATGCGCGCGGCCTCCGACCGCATTCTGCGCGATTCGCCCGCCGCCGCGCTCCAGTACAGCGCGACGGAAGGTTATCTGCCGCTGCGCGAATGGGTTGCGCAACGCTATTCAGTGAACGGCGCGCAGATCCGTCCTTCGCAGGTGCTGATCACGACGGGCTCGCAACAGGCGCTCGATCTGCTCGGCAAGGTGCTGGTGTGCCCGGAAAGCCCGGTGCTCGTCGAAACGCCGACCTATCTCGGCGCGCTGCAATCGTTCTCGATGTACGAGCCGCACTACGTGCAGGTCCCGACGGACGATAACGGCCTGATCCCCGAAAGCCTCACGCCCGAGCTGACTAAAGGCGCGCGCCTGCTGTACGCGCAGCCGAACTTCCAGAATCCGACGGGACGCCGCCTGCCCATCGAGCGCCGCCGCGCGCTCGCCGAATTCGCGAAGTCGGCGCCCTTCCCCGTCATCGAAGACGATCCGTACGGCGCGCTCGACTATCGTGGCGAGCCGCTGCCGACCATGCTGTCGATGTCGCCCGATCACGTCGTGCATCTCGGTTCGTTCTCGAAGGTGCTGGCGCCGGGCCTGCGCATCGGCTACATCATTGCGCCCGAAGAACTGCACTTCAAGCTCGTGCAGGCCAAGCAGGCCACGGATCTCCACACGCCCAGCTTCACGCAGCGCATCGTGCATGAAGTCGTGAAAGACGGCTTCCTCGATACGCACGTGCCGAAAATCCGCGCGCTCTATCGCGACCAGTGCGAAGCGATGCTGGGTTCACTCGAGCGCTACATGCCCGAAGGCGTGACGTGGAACCGGCCGGAAGGCGGCATGTTCATCTGGGTGACGCTGCCGAAGCACATCAATTCGATGAAGCTGCTCGAAGAAGCCGTCGCGCAAAACGTCGCGTTCGTGCCGGGCGGTCCGTTCTTCGCGAACGAAGCGCAGCACAACACGCTGCGCCTGTCGTTCGTGACCGTGCCGCCCGCGAAAATCGACGAAGGCGTCGCGCGTCTCGCGGAACTCATCCGTGCGCGCGTCTGA
- a CDS encoding RidA family protein: protein MAQSNVYDKLKELGIELPVAGAPAAAYVMSAQSGNTVYLSGHIAKKDGKVWAGKLGDNVSTEEGKTAARSVAIDLLATLHAHVGDLNRVTRIVKVMSLVNSTLDFTEQHIVTNGASELIADVFGERGKHARSAFGVAQIPLGACVEIELIAEVQ, encoded by the coding sequence ATGGCTCAATCGAATGTGTATGACAAGCTGAAGGAACTGGGCATCGAGTTGCCCGTCGCGGGCGCGCCCGCAGCCGCGTATGTGATGAGCGCGCAAAGCGGCAACACGGTGTACCTGTCGGGTCACATTGCGAAGAAGGACGGCAAGGTGTGGGCCGGCAAGCTCGGCGACAACGTCAGCACGGAAGAAGGCAAGACGGCCGCACGTTCGGTCGCGATCGATCTGCTCGCCACATTGCATGCGCATGTCGGCGACCTGAACCGGGTGACGCGCATCGTCAAGGTGATGAGCCTCGTGAACTCGACGCTCGATTTCACCGAGCAGCACATCGTGACGAACGGCGCATCGGAACTGATCGCCGACGTGTTCGGCGAGCGTGGCAAGCACGCACGTTCGGCATTCGGCGTCGCGCAGATTCCGCTTGGCGCATGCGTCGAGATCGAACTGATCGCCGAGGTGCAATAA
- a CDS encoding PhzF family phenazine biosynthesis protein, producing the protein MQEQTVRFKQVDVFTSVPFKGNPLAVIFDADTLDTEQMQAIARWTNLSETTFLLKPTAPSADYRVRIFTTRGELPFAGHPTLGSAHAWREAGNQPKQPGRLVQQCAAGLIELTQEDSARNVWAFAAPPARVTPLAQSEYAALAEALRSDAIDYTAQPCGVDNGPKWLVIRMKSASACLALDPDAATLGRVAQTVGAHGIAAYGPHDANGPATFELRCLMMGGGLGIGEDPVTGSANAAVAGLLTAQNTRPGNQYTVRQGTVLGRAGDVHVRYDDAAGKTWIGGASVTIIDGTFRLP; encoded by the coding sequence ATGCAAGAGCAAACCGTCCGTTTCAAACAAGTCGATGTATTCACGTCCGTGCCGTTCAAAGGCAATCCGCTCGCGGTGATTTTCGATGCGGACACACTCGACACCGAACAGATGCAGGCCATTGCGCGCTGGACGAATCTGTCGGAGACGACGTTCCTGCTAAAGCCGACCGCCCCGTCGGCCGATTACCGGGTGCGCATCTTCACGACGCGAGGCGAGTTGCCGTTCGCCGGCCATCCGACGCTCGGCAGCGCGCACGCCTGGCGCGAAGCGGGCAATCAGCCGAAGCAGCCGGGCCGCCTCGTCCAGCAATGCGCAGCGGGCTTGATCGAACTGACGCAAGAAGATAGCGCGCGCAACGTGTGGGCGTTCGCTGCGCCGCCCGCGCGCGTGACGCCGCTCGCGCAGAGCGAATACGCGGCGCTCGCGGAAGCCTTGCGCAGCGATGCAATCGATTACACGGCGCAGCCGTGCGGTGTCGACAATGGTCCGAAATGGCTCGTCATCCGTATGAAGTCGGCGAGCGCATGTCTCGCGCTCGATCCCGATGCGGCAACGCTCGGTCGTGTCGCGCAAACGGTGGGCGCACACGGCATTGCCGCTTATGGCCCGCATGACGCGAACGGACCGGCGACCTTCGAGTTGCGCTGCCTGATGATGGGCGGCGGCCTCGGCATAGGGGAAGACCCTGTCACGGGCAGCGCGAACGCCGCAGTCGCGGGGCTGCTCACCGCGCAGAACACGCGGCCCGGCAATCAGTACACCGTGCGCCAGGGCACCGTGCTCGGCCGCGCCGGCGATGTCCATGTGCGCTACGACGACGCAGCAGGCAAGACGTGGATAGGCGGCGCGTCGGTGACGATTATCGACGGCACATTCCGTCTGCCGTAA